In the Clostridium gelidum genome, TAACACTAATTACTAATGATTATAAAAAGGAATTAATAAAGCATGATTATGAAGTGGCAGGATATTTATATGAAAATAAGGTCAACATGGCACAGCTTCCAGCTGCTTTTACTCATAATAAAAGTATAGAAGATTATAGAAGCGGAGAAATACTTTTAAGAAATGCAGGATATGATGAAAGCATAAATAATAGTCTTATTCCTAGTGTAAAAGCTTTTCATAATAAATATGCTGTAATAGTCTTTGTTTTATCTTTAGGTATAGGAATAATATTTTTTACTGTATTATTGACATTTGCTGTTAAATACAATAAAACTCTAGAAAAAGCTAATTCAGATATTTTAAATTTTATGAATGGTAATTATAAAATACGTTTAGATGATAATAAAGAAGGAAGTTTATCAAAACTTTTTTCAGCAATTAATATGATGGGCACCTCTTTAATAACCCACATAACAAAAGAAAAACAAAACAAGGAATTCTTAAAAGACACAATTTCAGATATATCCCACCAATTGAAGACACCACTAGCAGCATTAGAAATGTATAATGAAATTATATTAGATGAAATTGTTGACAATGATGTGGTTAACAGTTTTAATTTAAAAATTAAGAATGAATTAGAACGAATGGAAAGTTTGATTCAAAATTTATTGAAATTAGCAAAATTAGATGCTGGGGCAATTGAGCTTAATAAGGAAAATTGCAACCTTAAAGGTTTTTTAGAAAATATAATTATGAGATTTCAAACTCGAGCAAAATTTGAAAGTAAAAAAGTAGTATTAAATTGTGATAATAACATTAGTCTTATTTGGGATAAAGAATGGATGCTGGAATCTATAAGTAACATAATTAAAAATGCATTAGAACATACAAAATCAGGAAATGAAATTTCTATTTCTTGTCATAATACATCGGTAGCTATAATTATTATGATTAAGGACAACGGATTGGGTATTCATAGTGAAGATTTTCATTATATTTTTAAAAGATTTTATAGAAGCAAGTTTTCAAAAAATACTCAGGGAGTTGGAATTGGTCTAACGCTTTCAAAGTCTATTGTTGAAAAACATGGTGGCACAATTATGGTAGAAAGTGAATTAGGTAAGGGAACTACTTTTAATTTGATTTTTTCAAAACTTACAACATTGTAAGATTAAATACATCTAACTGTAAGCTTAATGAGTTATAGTCTAATTAAGGCATAATCAAGAAAATAATAGACCAGTATGTTAGTCTATTATTTTCTTTCATGTGTGTAAAGTAAAAAGTGAGGTGTTTAATATTGGAGATATTAAGAATAGAAAATTTATGTAAAACATATGGAAAAGGTGATAATAAAGTAGAAGCACTAAAAAATGTTACATTTTCAATTAATAAAGGGGAGTTTGTTTCAATTATAGGACCATCAGGGTCAGGAAAAAGTACATTGCTTAATATTATGGGAGGGTTAGATACTCAAACGTCTGGAAAAGTATTGTTAGATGATAGAGATATTTTTGTAATGAAAGAAAAAGAGTTATCAGTTTTTAGAAGACGTAATATTGGATTTATATTTCAAGCATTTAATTTGGTACCAGAATTAAATGTTGAAGAGAATATCGTGCTGCCAATATTATTGGATAATAAAAAACCTAATAAAAAATATATCAATGAATTATTAGAAATACTAGGTCTATCAGACAGGAAAAATCATCTTCCTAATCAGTTATCAGGAGGACAACAACAGCGAGTAGCTATAGGAAGAGCTTTGGCGACAAAACCAGCCATTATTTTAGCAGATGAACCAACAGGAAACCTTGATACTAAAAACAGTAAGGATGTAATTAATCTCTTAAAATTATCTGTTAGTAAATATAATCAAACATTAATTATGATTACACATAATCAAAATTTAGCTTCTTTAGGAGATAGAGTTTTTAATGTTGAGGATGGTATTGTATCAGAACTAGGAGGTGAGATAAAATGACAAGTTATCTTGCCCTTGCTCCCAAATATTTATCAGTTCATAAGAGGAAAACTAGGCTGGCAAGTTTGAGTATAGTTATAGCAGTAACACTTGTAGTAAGCATTTTTTCCATGTTAGAATCACTTATTAAATTTGAAACAGCACAAGTTTTGAAAAATGAAGGAAATTATCATATATTAATTTTCAATCCATCTGAAAATGAGACTGCTTATGTTGATAATAGAATCGATGTAAAGAATGCGGGAACTTTAAAAGATTTAGGTGAAGGTACCATAAATAATGAAAAATGTGCATTTGGTTCTCTAGATGAGAAATTTGCAAACAATTTAAATTTTAATTTAGCACAAGGAACTTATCCAACAAAAGAAAATGAAATTATGCTTGAGAAATGGTTTATGGAAAAAGTTAAAATCAATATAGGTAGTGCAGTTTCAGTAGCAATGCCTAACAACTCAATTAAAGAATTTACTGTAAGTGGAGTATATAACGACTGGGGAGGTACAAAAGCAGCTTCTATACCTATTGTATTTTTATCAGTAAATATGTCAAATACTTTAACACCTAAATTGAGTCAAC is a window encoding:
- a CDS encoding sensor histidine kinase; the encoded protein is MRIFDIKDLRKLFISIIIILFSYILLGQVIITLITNDYKKELIKHDYEVAGYLYENKVNMAQLPAAFTHNKSIEDYRSGEILLRNAGYDESINNSLIPSVKAFHNKYAVIVFVLSLGIGIIFFTVLLTFAVKYNKTLEKANSDILNFMNGNYKIRLDDNKEGSLSKLFSAINMMGTSLITHITKEKQNKEFLKDTISDISHQLKTPLAALEMYNEIILDEIVDNDVVNSFNLKIKNELERMESLIQNLLKLAKLDAGAIELNKENCNLKGFLENIIMRFQTRAKFESKKVVLNCDNNISLIWDKEWMLESISNIIKNALEHTKSGNEISISCHNTSVAIIIMIKDNGLGIHSEDFHYIFKRFYRSKFSKNTQGVGIGLTLSKSIVEKHGGTIMVESELGKGTTFNLIFSKLTTL
- a CDS encoding ABC transporter ATP-binding protein, which translates into the protein MEILRIENLCKTYGKGDNKVEALKNVTFSINKGEFVSIIGPSGSGKSTLLNIMGGLDTQTSGKVLLDDRDIFVMKEKELSVFRRRNIGFIFQAFNLVPELNVEENIVLPILLDNKKPNKKYINELLEILGLSDRKNHLPNQLSGGQQQRVAIGRALATKPAIILADEPTGNLDTKNSKDVINLLKLSVSKYNQTLIMITHNQNLASLGDRVFNVEDGIVSELGGEIK